The following are encoded together in the Chaetodon auriga isolate fChaAug3 chromosome 4, fChaAug3.hap1, whole genome shotgun sequence genome:
- the cd5 gene encoding CD5 molecule: MDFITIMTISTLLLVITGSDQTTRGPDVRETSFPTKTYNTSKDCSCPGAASAATVAPTVSPSSSTPALGFLTIRWTSECEGDIILIPYHPSSSSSPVCHNSETHVQTLFSNVCQNKKGCKGTPQWDKGKQKLSGYCFKENGAKETSCKTLQIQCTVEALADVQGQLKAYKVVTALLCCVLLVLLLMCFTRPTIKVLQKRLSDRRQNRWIGPTQSHSVSYHRGKTAVKNNDGEKRLSYPALERLAVSDSREPSSNRNSDYNF; encoded by the exons atggATTTCATTACCATTATGACCATCTCAACTCTTTTACTCGTGATTACCG GATCAGACCAAACAACACGTGGGCCAGACGTCAGAGAGACTTCCTTCCCCACAAAGACCTACAATACCAGCAAAGACTGTTCGTGCCCAGGTGCTGCTTCAGCAGCCACTGTTGCCCCCACCGTCAGTCCTAGCAGTTCTACACCTGCTCTGGGCTTCCTCACAATCAGATGGACAAGTGAATGTGAAGGAGACATTATCCTGATTCCCTACCatccctccagctcctcttcacCTGTGTGTCACAACAGTGAGACACATGTCCAAACTCTTTTCAGTAATGTATGTCAGAACAAGAAAGGTTGTAAAGGCACACCACAGTGGGACAAAGGCAAGCAAAAGCTAAGTGGTTATTGCTTCAAAGAGAATGGGGCAAAGGAAACAAGCTGTAAGACACTGCAGATCCAATGCACAG TTGAGGCCCTTGCAGATGTACAGGGGCAGCTGAAGGCCTACAAAGTGGTGACAGCATTGCTTTGCTGTGTGCTGTTGGTCCTGCTATTGATGTGCTTCACCAGACCCACCATCAAAGTCCTGCAGAAGAGAc TATCAGACAGGAGGCAAAATCGCTGGATTGGACCTACACAGAGTCACAGTG TGTCTTACCATCGAGGGAAAACTGCAGTTAAAAACAATGACGGAGAGAAGAGACTGTCTTACCCTg CTCTGGAGCGACTGGcagtcagtgacagcagagagcctTCATCCAACAGGAACAGTGACTACAACTTCTGA